In one Magallana gigas chromosome 7, xbMagGiga1.1, whole genome shotgun sequence genomic region, the following are encoded:
- the LOC105341992 gene encoding acyl-coenzyme A thioesterase 13 isoform X1, with amino-acid sequence MSESQTDEEGLRIAKEVAFGRVFGHKRFENILQKISIVSGGGGNITCEFEVVEDHRNSHGTLHGGLMSLLVDAVTSWALHTKVRDRNSASINLSLRFIKPARVGETVVIEARTTRCGRRVAFLSAEIRSKEGRQLLAEGWHTKLLMAPGAKL; translated from the exons ATGAGCGAGAGTCAGACCGATGAAGAAGGACTCAGGATAGCTAAAGAAGTTGCATTTGGGAGAGTATTCGGACATAAGAGATTTGAAAACATCTTACAAAAG atATCCATAGTGTCGGGAGGTGGGGGTAATATCACGTGTGAATTTGAGGTAGTGGAAGACCACAGAAACAGCCATGGAACTTTACATGGAGGACTGATGTCTTTGTTAGTGGATGCAGTCACTTCGTGGGCCCTCCACACAAAAGTCAGGGACAGGAACAGTGCTAGCATAAACCTGTCGCTACG ATTCATCAAGCCCGCTAGGGTGGGGGAGACGGTGGTCATTGAGGCGCGGACCACCCGCTGTGGACGACGGGTGGCGTTCCTATCGGCTGAGATCCGCTCCAAGGAAGGCAGACAACTCCTGGCGGAAGGCTGGCACACAAAACTCCTCATGG CACCAGGGGCCAAGCTCTGA
- the LOC105341993 gene encoding probable thiopurine S-methyltransferase, whose protein sequence is MAENQFTEVSPEYWQKRWEERKIGFHRSHVDSLLEKHLDKLVDGRQNIKVFFPLCGKTLDMKCLWEHGHTVVGVEAARPALEEFFEEQSIKYTASDLPDGLGSLLTSEDGRIKLYCCDLFKFNSDLEGSMNAVWDRGSLVAINREDRQRYVKLITSLLAPDCRYLVETLEFDETKFPGPPFCVSEQQFYDLFGEKFNIMKLDRKDSLEEKHRSWGLDSLYENLYLTTLKN, encoded by the exons ATGGCAGAGAACCAATTTACCGAGGTTAGCCCTGAATATTGGCAAAAACGGTGGGAAGAACGTAAAATTGGATTTCATAGATCTCATGTCGATTC attattggAAAAACATCTTGACAAACTAGTGGATGGCCGGCAGAATATCAAGGTTTTCTTTCCTCTGTGTGGAAAAACGTTGGACATGAAATG TTTGTGGGAGCATGGTCACACCGTGGTCGGGGTAGAGGCAGCGCGGCCCGCCCTGGAGGAGTTTTTCGAGGAGCAGTCCATCAAGTACACGGCCTCAGACCTCCCAGACGGACTGGGATCATTGTTGACA AGTGAAGACGGCAGGATTAAGCTCTACTGCTGTGACCTTTTTAAATTCAACAG cGACTTAGAGGGGTCGATGAATGCGGTTTGGGACCGAGGCTCTCTTGTGGCCATTAACAGAGAGGACAGGCAGCG CTATGTGAAACTTATCACAAGCCTGCTTGCCCCAGACTGCCGTTATCTAGTGGAGACATTGGAGTTTGATGAGACAAAGTTTCCag GGCCACCATTTTGTGTCTCCGAACAGCAGTTTTACGACTTATTTG GTGAGAAATTTAACATCATGAAACTAGACAGAAAGGATTCATTGGAAGAAAAACATCGGTCATGGGGACTTGATAGTCTGTACGAAAACTTGTATTTAACCACTTTGaaaaactga